One part of the Polyangiaceae bacterium genome encodes these proteins:
- a CDS encoding alpha/beta fold hydrolase, with amino-acid sequence MRRFIQLSGARSRASRRLASLALVLASLGLGAGCSCEEERLPPKPSQSAAVSSASAGDVPKAAKLEVVSFAAADTVPLKADLLPADSKTAPLLVLVHRFRGDRHEWAPLLDRLAAAPKQYRVVNVDLRGHGDSKSAAGGMVLDWGAMTQKEIPDLEKDIEAAIQFGLQGAEPKHIVLIGSSLGATLVAKVAARQPKVAALGLVCPGARLEGQDVYHAYAEVRGLPTFFASGNGDNVSRTPLGSLVKMARHSTLKEYATSRHSAQHVGADAPQLWGDLEDWLMQNYELEPPAPADAGAADATAEKPKGEK; translated from the coding sequence ATGCGCAGGTTTATCCAACTCTCGGGGGCGAGGAGCAGGGCCTCACGTCGCTTGGCGTCGCTGGCGTTGGTGCTGGCTTCGCTGGGGCTAGGCGCTGGTTGCAGCTGCGAGGAGGAGCGCCTCCCCCCCAAACCCAGCCAGAGCGCTGCGGTCAGTTCCGCGAGTGCTGGCGATGTGCCCAAAGCGGCCAAGCTCGAAGTGGTGAGCTTTGCCGCCGCGGATACGGTCCCGCTCAAGGCGGATCTGTTGCCTGCGGATTCCAAGACCGCGCCCCTACTGGTGCTGGTCCACCGTTTTCGAGGCGATCGGCACGAGTGGGCTCCTTTGCTCGATCGGCTGGCGGCGGCGCCGAAGCAGTACCGCGTGGTCAACGTGGATTTACGGGGTCACGGTGACAGCAAGTCCGCGGCGGGTGGGATGGTTCTTGATTGGGGTGCCATGACCCAAAAGGAAATCCCAGACCTGGAGAAGGACATCGAGGCAGCGATTCAGTTTGGCCTCCAAGGCGCTGAGCCCAAGCACATCGTGCTGATCGGAAGCTCCCTCGGCGCAACGTTGGTCGCAAAGGTTGCGGCGCGACAGCCAAAAGTCGCTGCTCTCGGCCTGGTGTGCCCTGGGGCGCGCCTTGAAGGCCAGGACGTCTATCACGCTTACGCCGAGGTACGCGGCCTCCCCACCTTTTTCGCCTCCGGGAATGGTGACAACGTCTCGCGTACGCCACTGGGATCTCTGGTGAAGATGGCGCGCCACAGCACGCTGAAGGAGTACGCTACCTCCCGGCACTCCGCGCAGCATGTCGGAGCGGATGCTCCTCAGCTGTGGGGCGACCTGGAAGACTGGTTGATGCAGAACTACGAGCTCGAACCTCCCGCGCCTGCCGACGCCGGAGCCGCCGATGCGACGGCGGAGAAGCCCAAGGGAGAGAAATGA
- a CDS encoding periplasmic heavy metal sensor: protein MFGFLFGAACLAGLFAVIRRERWHRMAFAYGGGERWGGPHACGGHHHPGHHRGGFGGRFRDMAMRRVFERLETSPGQERELQAAIGEVMDGGRKLRGQLADSRKEISAALRAEELDVERLGQLFAQHDDLLSEFRKTGVGALSRTHAALDERQRAQLADWIERGELPFGRWQREERW from the coding sequence ATGTTTGGATTTCTATTTGGAGCGGCCTGCTTGGCAGGCTTGTTCGCGGTGATTCGCCGTGAACGTTGGCACCGCATGGCATTCGCCTACGGTGGAGGCGAGCGCTGGGGCGGGCCTCATGCTTGCGGAGGGCACCATCACCCTGGACATCACCGCGGTGGCTTCGGTGGCCGGTTCAGGGATATGGCGATGCGCCGTGTCTTCGAGCGCCTCGAGACCAGCCCGGGTCAGGAGCGAGAGCTTCAGGCCGCGATTGGCGAAGTGATGGATGGCGGCCGTAAGCTACGTGGCCAGCTTGCGGATAGCCGCAAGGAAATATCTGCAGCGCTGCGGGCCGAGGAGCTCGACGTCGAGCGACTTGGTCAGTTGTTCGCGCAACACGACGACCTCTTGAGCGAGTTCCGCAAGACCGGCGTCGGTGCGCTGAGTCGCACCCACGCAGCACTAGATGAGCGTCAGCGCGCGCAGCTTGCGGACTGGATCGAGCGCGGAGAGCTGCCCTTCGGTCGTTGGCAGAGAGAGGAGCGCTGGTGA
- a CDS encoding HAMP domain-containing histidine kinase has product MQRFQREHWARHHWAHGHGHWHHGGRWGFWLKARLHRRLFFWLGMTLLLMMFVAGTAGRLLVGGAAPWKAEKTGISKFVGESFASVWERPVERNALVRSMVKNFRVDIKVVDAGGKVLEASGHCEDPDMVAPVRDASRQLGVVNVCMRSHAPPHAVRTFFITLGIATMVLWMSAGFFARRFTLPLSRLVDTAREIGEGKLSSRTHLTPREAGEVGVLAEAIDHMAGRIERQLQEHKELLAAVSHEVRTPLARLRVLVELLRENPESPLLDDVEQEVLEIDRLMSELIASSRLDFQQLDPRTLALSDLVERARERAGLDEVPIADSTDRAEVRVDPTLIARALANLLENARRHAGGVERIELESTDEGALLVRVLDVGPGFPEDELERAFQAFHRRRGGGLGLGLALVRRIAEAHGGKAWAENRPSGGAQVCLELPKSSESRLGTEPLPG; this is encoded by the coding sequence ATGCAGCGCTTCCAGCGCGAACACTGGGCGCGCCATCACTGGGCGCACGGCCACGGCCACTGGCATCATGGTGGGCGTTGGGGATTCTGGCTCAAAGCCCGACTGCATCGCCGGCTGTTCTTCTGGCTGGGGATGACGCTACTGCTCATGATGTTCGTCGCTGGGACGGCGGGCCGCCTTTTGGTAGGCGGCGCGGCGCCTTGGAAGGCCGAGAAGACTGGCATCTCCAAGTTTGTGGGCGAGAGCTTCGCGAGTGTCTGGGAACGACCGGTCGAGCGTAACGCATTGGTGCGTTCGATGGTGAAAAATTTCCGTGTGGATATAAAGGTGGTCGACGCGGGCGGGAAGGTGCTCGAGGCCAGCGGTCACTGCGAGGATCCGGATATGGTGGCCCCAGTTCGCGACGCCAGTCGCCAGTTGGGGGTGGTGAACGTGTGTATGCGGAGCCACGCGCCCCCGCACGCGGTCCGCACGTTCTTCATCACCTTGGGCATCGCGACGATGGTGCTCTGGATGTCTGCAGGATTCTTCGCTCGGCGGTTTACGTTGCCGCTCAGTCGACTCGTCGATACGGCTCGTGAAATCGGCGAAGGCAAGCTCTCGAGCCGTACGCACCTCACGCCGCGCGAAGCCGGGGAGGTGGGGGTGCTCGCGGAGGCGATCGATCACATGGCGGGGCGCATCGAGCGCCAGCTTCAAGAGCACAAGGAGCTGCTTGCCGCCGTGAGCCACGAGGTGCGCACACCCCTCGCACGCCTGCGCGTGCTCGTGGAGCTCTTGCGTGAGAACCCGGAGAGCCCGCTGCTCGACGACGTTGAACAGGAGGTACTCGAGATCGACCGTTTGATGAGCGAACTCATCGCAAGCTCCCGACTCGACTTTCAACAGCTCGACCCGCGCACTTTGGCGTTGTCTGATTTGGTTGAACGCGCTCGAGAGCGCGCTGGACTAGACGAAGTGCCGATCGCGGATTCGACTGACCGCGCGGAGGTGCGCGTCGACCCAACGCTGATCGCCCGAGCGCTGGCCAACCTGCTGGAGAACGCGCGCCGCCATGCCGGGGGTGTGGAGCGCATCGAGCTCGAGTCGACCGACGAAGGGGCGCTCTTGGTTCGAGTGCTGGATGTGGGCCCCGGCTTCCCCGAGGACGAGCTCGAGCGTGCGTTTCAGGCGTTTCACCGACGGCGCGGCGGCGGGCTCGGGCTCGGATTGGCCCTGGTGAGGCGCATCGCAGAGGCTCACGGTGGCAAGGCGTGGGCCGAGAATCGTCCGTCGGGGGGCGCCCAGGTGTGCTTGGAGCTGCCAAAGAGCTCTGAATCCAGGCTGGGGACGGAGCCGCTTCCAGGCTAA
- a CDS encoding response regulator has translation MMRVLVVEDSLSMRSFVRSALESEPQLEEVEVVEAGSGFDALRLLPRGPYDLVITDINMPDINGLELLQFMRKNERHRATPVLLISTQKSEKDMERGFKLGATGYLAKPFSPEALCQEVVKQLEAAKVDQGKDGG, from the coding sequence ATGATGCGCGTGTTGGTGGTCGAGGACTCGTTGTCGATGCGTTCCTTCGTGCGCAGCGCGCTGGAGTCGGAGCCGCAGCTCGAAGAGGTGGAGGTGGTCGAGGCGGGCAGCGGCTTCGACGCCCTGCGTCTGTTGCCCCGCGGGCCGTACGACCTGGTGATAACCGACATCAACATGCCGGACATCAACGGGCTCGAACTCCTGCAATTCATGCGCAAGAACGAGCGCCACCGCGCGACGCCGGTCCTGCTCATTTCTACACAGAAATCTGAAAAGGACATGGAGCGCGGTTTCAAGCTCGGTGCCACCGGGTACTTGGCCAAGCCATTCAGCCCTGAGGCACTGTGCCAGGAAGTCGTCAAGCAGCTGGAGGCGGCGAAGGTCGACCAAGGTAAAGACGGTGGCTGA
- a CDS encoding serine/threonine protein kinase has product MSVQQSIEAGERIGRYKVICELASGGMATVYLAYLGGLGGFQRLVAIKRLHPHLSEEKEFVNMFLDEARLVAEIRHPHVVPTLDIDQTPQGLCLVMEYVEGGAMSNLLVFAAQHEENGRVDAGIAIRIVLDALGGLHAAHELTDADGNPRGLVHRDVSPQNILVGTSGNSMILDFGIARASQRLTSTRVGQMKGKLAYMAPEQATGKDVDRRADVFAAGIVLWEALTGRRLFRGSNEVDTLTRLLNDRVPPIREIEPSVPEELEAAVMKALEREPDDRYPTCADFAESLEKTARKLDSLASRDTVASYCKQVLGDSLEGRQALVREALTRDSSLEPAPDSTESLEDVSDILEVRELPEQAPERGRWMFAFIGVAALGVVAVLFGVRSCNRGQPEVAAAMPTASAPVETAPAVAPPAEPKPAETATASASASAAPSAAPSASAEPEEDSKAKPRGYYRWAPPPKTKDKPPEEKPVEEKPPTPPPPKEDPLFNPYR; this is encoded by the coding sequence ATGAGCGTGCAGCAAAGCATCGAAGCCGGTGAGCGAATCGGTCGGTACAAGGTCATCTGTGAACTCGCGTCAGGTGGGATGGCCACGGTCTATCTCGCGTACCTTGGCGGGTTGGGGGGCTTCCAGCGCTTGGTTGCGATCAAGCGGCTGCACCCGCACCTCTCGGAAGAGAAAGAGTTCGTGAATATGTTCCTCGACGAGGCGCGCCTCGTCGCGGAGATCAGGCACCCCCACGTCGTTCCCACGCTCGACATCGACCAGACACCGCAGGGGCTCTGCTTGGTGATGGAGTACGTCGAGGGCGGCGCCATGTCGAACCTCTTGGTTTTCGCTGCCCAGCACGAGGAAAACGGTCGCGTCGATGCGGGGATCGCAATTCGCATCGTGCTCGACGCGCTGGGAGGGCTGCATGCGGCTCATGAGCTGACGGATGCCGACGGCAACCCGCGCGGGTTGGTGCACCGAGATGTTTCCCCGCAGAATATCCTGGTTGGGACGTCCGGCAACTCGATGATCCTCGACTTCGGGATCGCGCGGGCCTCTCAACGCCTGACGTCGACACGCGTCGGGCAGATGAAGGGCAAGCTCGCGTACATGGCGCCCGAGCAGGCCACTGGCAAGGACGTGGACCGCCGCGCCGATGTGTTCGCTGCTGGAATCGTCCTGTGGGAGGCCCTCACCGGTCGTCGGCTGTTTCGTGGCAGCAACGAGGTCGACACGCTCACGCGACTGCTGAACGACCGAGTGCCGCCGATTCGCGAGATCGAACCTTCGGTGCCCGAAGAGCTCGAGGCTGCCGTGATGAAGGCCCTCGAGCGAGAGCCTGATGATCGCTACCCGACTTGTGCCGATTTCGCAGAGTCCCTTGAAAAAACCGCGCGGAAATTGGACTCGCTGGCTTCGCGAGATACGGTTGCGAGCTACTGCAAGCAAGTCTTGGGGGACTCGCTCGAGGGGCGACAGGCTTTGGTGCGCGAGGCGCTCACCAGGGACAGCAGCTTAGAGCCTGCACCCGATTCCACCGAGTCCCTGGAGGATGTGTCCGATATCCTCGAGGTACGTGAGCTTCCGGAGCAAGCGCCCGAGCGTGGGCGCTGGATGTTCGCTTTCATCGGTGTTGCTGCTTTGGGTGTGGTCGCTGTGTTGTTTGGGGTGAGGAGCTGCAACCGCGGCCAACCCGAGGTTGCGGCGGCAATGCCAACCGCCTCGGCTCCGGTGGAGACGGCGCCCGCCGTTGCTCCGCCAGCAGAGCCCAAGCCAGCGGAGACGGCGACAGCGAGCGCGAGCGCGAGCGCCGCGCCTAGCGCGGCGCCTTCCGCGAGTGCTGAGCCCGAAGAGGACAGCAAGGCGAAACCGCGCGGATACTACCGCTGGGCGCCTCCGCCCAAGACCAAGGACAAGCCTCCGGAAGAAAAGCCCGTCGAGGAGAAGCCGCCGACCCCGCCTCCGCCCAAGGAGGATCCCCTGTTCAACCCCTACCGCTGA
- a CDS encoding response regulator transcription factor, with the protein MKLLIVDDDKRLYELLQGFLTQNGVVSEHAADGRSGLSMLARGAYDAVLLDVMMPGMDGLEVLKRIREDNSIPVIMLTAKGDETDRVVGLELGADDYLPKPFSPRELLARVRAVLRRVRNELGDERLCIDGLVVYPAERRAELDGEWLELTGLELDLLVALMRRPGRVIPRGRLLDEAGRSDVAVGERTVDVHVSHLRKKLGALGKERIRTVRGVGYVFAAGAVGS; encoded by the coding sequence GTGAAGCTACTGATCGTCGATGATGACAAGCGACTCTATGAGCTCTTGCAGGGATTTCTCACCCAAAACGGCGTGGTCTCCGAGCACGCCGCCGACGGTCGCTCGGGACTCAGCATGTTGGCTCGTGGCGCCTACGACGCGGTGCTGCTCGATGTGATGATGCCGGGCATGGACGGCCTCGAGGTGCTCAAGCGGATCCGCGAGGATAATAGCATCCCCGTGATCATGCTCACGGCGAAGGGCGATGAGACCGATCGCGTCGTGGGCCTCGAGCTCGGAGCGGATGACTATTTGCCTAAGCCCTTCAGTCCTCGCGAGCTCCTGGCGCGCGTGAGAGCGGTGCTGAGGCGTGTTCGCAACGAGCTGGGGGACGAGCGCCTGTGCATCGATGGCCTCGTGGTCTACCCGGCCGAGCGCCGCGCAGAGCTGGATGGGGAATGGCTCGAGCTCACCGGCCTCGAGCTGGACCTGTTGGTCGCGTTGATGCGCCGCCCCGGCCGGGTCATTCCGCGGGGGCGCTTGCTCGATGAGGCAGGTCGTAGCGATGTGGCAGTTGGTGAGCGTACGGTAGATGTGCACGTCTCCCACTTGCGAAAGAAGCTCGGAGCTTTGGGCAAGGAACGGATCCGCACGGTAAGAGGTGTAGGCTATGTGTTCGCGGCGGGCGCGGTGGGCAGCTGA